The window GGGGGACCCTCCTCTccatgtgcttttctttcttttttttttttttgagacagtcttactttgttgccttcagtagagtgctatggcatcatagctcacagcaacctcaaattcttgggcacaagcagttctcttgcctcagcctcccgagtagctgggactacaggtgcctgccacaatgcctggctatttttagagatagggccttgctctggctcaggctggtctcgaacctgtgagctcaggcactgcacccaccttggcttcccagaatgctgggattacaggtgtgagccatgggcCTGGCCCTTCATGCCCTTCTATGCCTTGTTCCCATCTTGTCTGTTGTGAATTAGTCTGGCCTCTGCTGGgacctcaaacaaacaaaaccacctaGTTCACACTCCTGTACCTGGCTTCTGACTTCAGGTCAGCAAGACCCATCCACAGCATGTGCGTGTCACCAGCGCCTGCCCTTTCCTGGTGCATTACATTctgctgggggggagggggggtgacCTCAGTCTCCTGTGGATGGACATTTGGGTCATAACTAGCTTTTTGGTAACGTGGAAAAAGTTGCTGTGCTCCTGTAGGCACAAGTCCTTTTGTGATGTCGCCTTTTTCTCCCAGATAATACCTGCGGTCTTTGTTGGGCCAAAGAATAGGCATACATTTAATTTCCTAAGAAACTGCCAATCTCTCTTCCAATGTGTCTGTGTTGTTTCAGTTCCCATCGGCAGTGATGAGTGTTCCAATCGCTGTGTCCCCACTGGCACTCCGTGGCGTCAGTCTTCAGGATGGTGACTccattgacattttcttttctttctttctttatttattttgagacagagcctcaagctgtctcctgggtagaatgctgtggcatcacagctcacagcaacctccaactcctgggcttaagcgatttacctgcctctgcctcccaagtagctgggaccacaggcgcctgccacaacacccggctatttttttggttgcagccgtcattgttgtttggcaggcctgggctggatttgaacccaccagctcaggtgtatgtggttggtgccttagccgcttgagccacaggcaccaagcctccgTTGTCATTTTAATCTGTGTTTTCCTGGTGACGAGTGATGCTGGCTCTTGTGCATGTGCTTATGAGCCATTTGTGTGACTTTCCTCCTGGCATGCCTGTCAGATCTGCTGCCACAAACACACGGATCCCACCTGGCAGTTTGTTTTTTAGGGCCTCTCCTTTCTACTTCCCTTTTGCTCACTTCCACCGCCTTcaagagttttgttttattgcttttaatctctatttttgggctttgcacctgtggctcaagcagctaaggtgccagccacatacacctgagctggtgggttcgaatccagcccgggcccgccaaacaacaatgacggctgcaaccaaaaactagccaggcattgtggcgagtgcctgtggtcccagctacttgggaggcagaggcaggtaaatcgcttaagcccaggagttggaggttgctgtgagctgtgatgccccagcactctacccacggcgacaacttgaggctctgtctttttttttttttttacagtttttggccggggctgggtttgaacccaccacctccagcatatggggccggtgccctactccgttgagccacaggcaccacccgaggctctgtcttaaaaaaaaaaaaaatctctatttttgccCAGAATTCATCATTGCTGTCCATGGGAGGGGGTGTCTGTTGAACCAAGCTGCCCTACCATTATTCCAAaagggttttttattttgtttgtttttttgagacaggagtcttactgtgttgctctcagtagagtgccgtggagtcacggctcacagtaacctcaaactcttgggctgaagcgattctcttacctcagcctcccaagtagctgggactacaggcgcccgccacaatgcccagctattttgttgtggttgtcattgttagcaggcctggggtgggtttgaacctgccaaccctggtgtatgtggccgatgccctaaccattgagctacaggcaccaagcctgtaagGGTTTGTTTTAATTGCTTCTATTCCATCTATTATGAatgaggtggcacctgtgccgTAGGTCCTAGAGATGCTTGCCCTTTTCTTCCTGGGACCTGCATGGTGAGAGGAGGTTTGGGTGTTCCCCTGAAGTCTGGCAGAGAAAGCAGGGGAAACTCAAAAAAAGTCTTTTCCACTTTGAGCAGAGGGGCAGGCGGGATGGGAACGGGAAGGAGATGGACAGGGCGCAGCCAGAGTCAACACAGAGAAGCTGTTCGGTCAGGTAGAGCCTGTTTGTATGTGAGGGACCCTAACTTCATACAGGGCGGAGACGGGAGGGTGTGCAGGGGAGGGGTGGTCAGAGCCTTCAGTGAGTGACAAGGAGACCCAGCTAGAGAGCCCAGCTCCGAGGGGGAAGAGAAGGGGTCTACTTGGAGGGCAGAGGTCTCAAGATAGCAGGACTCTGTGAGCGGTAGGGGCAGGTGGGCGTTCTACAGGGCGTGTGGAGTAGGGAGGCAATGGCAGGGAGCCTGTCTGTTCAGTCAAGGCGGCTGCCCAGGGAGGGCCCTGTGGAGGGCTTGGGCAAAGGAGTCAGTGGGGGGCTATGGGTGTGCTTGGCACATTTAGgacagaaatgaaaatatccacagattttactgatgagaaaagtGCAGTGGCTGGGTATGAGCAGTGCCAGGATGGGATCTGGGCCCCCCACTCCCAGGCCAGTGTCCTCAGCcctccaatttctttctttcttttttttttttttgagacagagactcactctgtaactctgggtagagtgccgtatcatcattgtagctcacagcaacctcaaactcttgggctcaagtgattctcctacttcagcctcccaagtagctgggactacagtcgtcCACTACCACACCTCGCCCCTCCAAATTCTGTTGAAAGACCAAGTGTTATGGGTTGAGTTACGTCCCTGCACATACCCACGTGTTGAAGACCTGCCCCCAGCCTTCGGAATGTGACTGTTTAGAGACAGGCCCTTTAGAGAGGGAACTGAGGCAAACTGAGGCAGGACCCTCATCCAACAGGACCAGGGCCGCTAAGGGAGATCAGGGTGCAGACACACTCAGAGGGACGGTCACAGGGGACATAGGGAGGAGACGTCAGGGTGCAAACACTTGGAGGGACGGTCACAGGGGACGTAGGGAGAAGACGTCAGGGTGCAGACACTCGGAGGGACGGTCACAGGGGACGTAGGGAGGAGACGTCAGGGTGCAGACACACTCGGAGGGACGGTCACAGGGGACGTAGGGAGGAGACAGGGTGCAGACACACTCGGAGGGACGGTCACAGGGGACGTAGGGAGGAGACGTCAGGGTGCAGACACACTCGGAGGGACGGTCACGGGACGTAGGGAGGAGACGTCAGGGTGCAGACACACTCGGAGGGACGGTCACAGGGGACGTAGGGAGGAGACGTCAGGGTGCAGACACTCGGAGGGACGGTCACAGGGGACGTAGGGAGGAGACGTCAGGGTGCAGACACTCGGAGGGACGGTCACAGGGGACGTAGGGAGGAGACGTCAGGGTGTAGACACTCGGAGGGACGGTCACAGGGGACGTAGGGAGGAGACGTCAGGGTGCAGACACTCGGAGGGACGGTCACAGGGGACGTAGGGAGGAGACGTCAGGGTGCAGACACACTTGGAGGGACGGTCACAGGGGACGTAGGGAGGAGACATCAGGGTGCAGACACTTGGAGGGACGGTCACAGGGGACGTAGGGAGGAGATTTCAGGGTGCAGACACTCGGAGGGACGGTCACAGGGGACGTAGGGAGGAGACGTCAGGGTGCAGACACACTTGGAGGGACGGTCACGGGGACGTAGGGAGGAGACGTCAGGGTGCAGACACACTCGGAGGGATGGTCACAGGGGACGTAGGGAGGAGACGTCAGGGTGCAGACACACTTGGAGGGATGGTCACAGGGGACATAGGGAGGAGACGTCAGGGTGCAGACACTCGGAGGGACGGTCACAGGGGACGTAGGGAGGAGACGTCAGGGTGCAGACACTTGGAGGGACGGTCACAGGGGACGTAGAGAGGAGACGTCAGGGTGCAGACACTCGGAGGGACGGTCACAGGGGACGTAGGGAGGAGACTTCAGGGTGCAGACACACTTGGAGGGACGGTCACAGGGGACATAGGGAGGAGACGTCAGGGTGCAGACACTTGGAGAGACGGTCACAGGGGACGTAGAGAGGAGATGTCCACAAGCCCAGGAGAGTGTCTTGGAGCTGACCCTGGGACACTTTGGCCTTAGACGTGGAAGGTCATAAACGAGGGTATTGAAGCTGCCAGTCTGGTACCCTGTGGCAGCCAAGGAGGACAGAGCCATGTTCCAGTGTCTCCTTAGGAAGGCAGGGGAAGGGGCTCCTTCTGAATACACTTCTGTTTAAAAGCGTGGAAACAAAACCATGAGGGTCCCACTGAGGAAGGTGAGTCCCTGTCCTCTGAGAACCACCACCCTCTCTGAGGGACTGCTTGTCACTCAGGCCTGTAGCTGGGCCAGGTGGGCTTGACTCAGGCTCAGTTATCCCTGCCTGGCTTCATCAATGTCCTCAGGCCTCTCTGAATGGGCTGTGGCCCTGAAAGCCCCAGGAGCAGCACTTTTTGCCACTGCCAGCTGTGTCTGGAGCTGCCCACCCTTGCACCCTGGGCCTCTGCTGCTGCCAAGGGCACCCCACCATTCTgcaggggggagggaagaggagcctTCCCAGGGAGTGGGACAGTCAGGCTAGGGCCCAGCAGTGGCCCTCAAACTGCAACGTCAGCAACCCCCAAGCACACCTGACACTCTGGGCAGCTTGGGGGTTCTGTAAGAGTACATTGCCAGGGCTTCTTGCCCTGGGCTTCCTGCTCACCTGACGATGGCCCCATAGGGAGGTGGCAGCACTGCCAACACTCAGTGGCCACAGGCTGGCTCACTGGCCATTATCCATTAACCCCTCAGCAGTTATCGGCCATCACTCCCATTTGGcaggtgaggacactgaggcagaagAGAGGAAATGACTTGCTTACAAGGACACGACAGGTGGCCCATGTGGAAGTTACTATGTCTAGTGGAGGCTATGCATTGGGAGGCATCTGGTGGGTGTGATGCTGAGAGGTACAGACCAACAGTCAGAGATCCAGACTTGTTTCCCTGTCTGTGTGGAGGGGAGGtcagagggaggaggtgaggggacTGAGAAAATACCCTGGGAGTTGAGGGCTCCTGTGAAGAGAAAGGCAGGCACTGAAGCGCTACACAGTGACAAGGGCAGATTTCACCCTTTCTCCAGCCACTTCTCAGACAGAGCATAGTCAAGCACTACTTCCTCATGCTGGAAGCTAGCCCAGCATCAGGTCATTTTCCCCAAGGAAAATTTTCTTCTACCCCAAGGGGCCAAGCCTGGATGGCCACTACTAGGGAGGACCTGAGGGTGCAGGATAGGGATCTGTCACAAGTGGTCATGGTGGTGACAGTGGCTGTGGTTATGTAATGATGGTAAAGATGGTGGTGACAGAATGGAGGTAGTATGATGATGCGGGTGATGGTGATGGGAGTAGTGATGGAGATCGGCAgtggaagatgatgatgatggtggtgagggTAGTGATGATGGAGGTGGCAGTGATGGAGGCGCTGGTGGTGACAACATTGGTGATAATGGTAGAGGTGGAGGTGATGGTAGTAGTGACAGTGGTGAGGGTAGGTGATGGAGGTGGCAGTGATGGAGGTGCTGGTGGTGACAACATTGGTGATAATGGTAGAGGTGgaagtgatgatggtggtggcggAGGTGACAGAGGTGATGATAGCAATAGTGGCAGAGGTGGAGGTGATGGTGACAGCGGTAATGGTGGTGGGATAGTAGAGAGGTGGAGATGATGGTGGTGAGGGTAGTGATGATGGAGGTGGCAGTGATGGAGGTGCTGGTGGTGACAACATTGGTGATAATGgtagaggtggaggtgggaaaGTGATGGTGATAGTGGTAATGGTGGAGATGGTGGTGGCGGAGGTGACAGTGTGATGGTGTGGGACAGTAGAGAGGTGGAGGTGATGGTGGTAGTGACAGTGATAGTGGTCAAGGTGGAGGTGGAGATGACAGTGGTGACAGTGATATTGGTAGTAGTGATAGTGGTAGTGAAGGTGACAGTGGTAGAGGCAGAGGTGATGGTGGTGACTGATGTGACagtagtggtgatggtgatgatagtggtaGAGGCGGAAGTCCTAGGCTATGGTCCTGGGCTGGGCTGATGGTGATAAACATGATAATGACAGTACAGGGATTGGGTTGTTTGCTGCAGAAAGCATGGGATGGACGTGAGGAAGAAGGAAGCCATAGTCTAAGACCAGGGCAGAGGGCCAGATGGCCCCCTGAAAGCTGGGGATCGTCAGGTAGAGTGAAACTATCTGTGCCAGGGAAGGGTTTGGTGCCACTTATGGATGTTGGGAAGAGGAGAGGCCTCATGTCCACCCAGGGGCTCACATACCTACTCTATGGATGCTCCCTCACCAGCACGGGCTCAGCctgagccccctccccaccctgagtTTGGGGTCCACATGGTTCTTCTCAAGCCAAAAGTATACTCTGGGGAGGCTCACAGTGCACGTGGAGGCCATTCTGCCCCACCTGCCCCATGGCCTGGTGAGGAAGGTAAAGCTTAGCTCCGGGGGACAGGTCAGCACTCCATgtgggagaaggagagggaagcTGGAACTACCATACCAGCCCCATCAGCCACAGCCCAGCTGGCTGGCCTGAGCTCTGAAACCTACCCCCAAGAGGCCAAGCCTGGATGGCCACTACTAGGAGGGCCTGAGGGTGCAGGGTGGTAGGGAGGAGAGACATGGCCAGGCCTCTGGATCACCAGTCCTTCTCAGGCAGGTGGGGTGTGAATGAAGTGTGGAGGGTGGAGAGTCGGGGATGGAGGAGGTGGGGTTACTGGTGGAAGGCAGGAGGACAGGGGGACCCAGGACCATAGAATTAGGAAGGCGCAGATCCAACACCTGAGCCTAAGGCTCAGCAGGTGTCCACAGTCTGGCCTCTTCCCCAGGGCCAGATGCTGCTGTGGCATCCCTGCATTTTAGCCTgtaccctgcctccctgggatGCCCCTCCCCAAAACTCTGGTTGTAGGGATAAACCTAGGTAAAGAGGGGTGCCACCTGCCATGCTCCAGACCCCGATTCCTGGCCTCTTTTGCCCCCATGTGCCCAGACCAGCAGCCCCCACtctgccagcccacaccaggAGACAGGAAGCATGGCCCAGCCCCAACTGCTCCCAGGAATTATCACGGCCATCTCCACCTGGGGTGGGCTTTATTTCCACTGTTGTCAACACGTGAACATAGGAAGACAGTACTCATTTCCATGACTATCACGGCTGCAGCAGGTGGGTCTGTGCAGACAAGGTCTTCCCACCAAATGCTAAGCACAGACGACTGTCCTGTGGGGGTCACTGGAGCTGCCCTCTGGCCCCCAGACGCTGAGCTGCAGAGAGACCTGGGGCAGGCAGCTGGGCTGGCTGGGAGCACCCCTTACCAGGCTGTCCCTGACACATGTCCACACAAGTCtcgtacacacacgcacatacataaTATTAAAAGTAGCACTTCTGCTTATGCTGACACCACAGTAACTGTGTGAAGAAACAGACTCCAGTGTTGGTACCCAGGTAGGCTTCCCAGCCCAGGGAAGGGGAGTCCTTCCCCTGAAAACCACTGGGGTGGGCAAGGCCACTTCTCTCTGATCGGCTGAGGTGTGCTTGCCCATCTGCAAGGGCTGCTGGGCTGGCTCAGGCCCTGCCACGGGCTGGAGTCAGACATGGACACACGGCCCATGCATGGAAACCCCTGATCACAGAGCACATCATAGTGGGTGGGAAGTCCCACCAGCCCTTCCAGAGCAGAGGCCCTCCCCAGTCAGACCAGCGCCTTGTGCCGAGTGAGTTCTCCAGCCAGCGGCCTGCACACCAGGAGAGCCCCAGCACACAGGGAATAAGCCTTGGATGCATCTACCTGCTGAAGGCCAACCGTCATTTCACACCAGACTAATCAGACTTATAAATACGACATCAGTGTTGTTAGGAGAAAATAACTTAAATTTGGCCAGACTCTGTCCTCTGTGCCACTCCCAATAGGAATAGCCCAGGGCCTGGGGAAGCCACCTGCTGACCCCCAGAAGCTGGGGCCAAGctaccccagccccagcccctcaccTGCCCCAGGCCACAACCAGTGAGGTCCTGGCAGCAGGATCTACTTGGTGAGCAAGTAGGTGAAGTTGGGTGACCCAAACCAATGCAGGGCTGTGGTCATTCATAAGCCGGGAGTGCCAGCCTCCCCCTCCTCATCCCAGGGTGGCTTTCACCCTCAGCCCTGGGAGCCAGGAAGCCCTGCAAACATTGTACCCCAGACCTGCACTTAGGCAGGAGAGCAGCTCAGCACCTCACGGCCTGCCAGCAGCCTCGTAGAGCCTCATGGAGGCTCTTTCTGAGTCTAAAGAGAAGCCATTTCCAAATTCCCACTTTTCCTGCCCAAAGTTACAGTACAGTCAGGACCCGAATCCCACTCAGTGACAGTAACTACAGAGCCACTCTGCTTCTAGCTGGCTCTACTCCTGCTCCAGGACCCCTGCTGGGGCTacagccccccacccccgtgATACCAGCTGTGCCCAGATGGCCCCTGCTGGCCCTCTCGGCGCCCTAGGCCTTCCCAGCAGTGCTTCCTGCTGCCACCCATCAAGAGTAGCCTGTTCCCTTTGAACGCTCCATTGGGAACTCACACTAAGGACTTTTCTGACACGTGAATCATTCACCTAGCATGAGGCCAGGCTCTCAAGGGTACCTCCACAGTATGACAGAGAGACAGTAAGAAACATCCCAGACAGAAGACAAATGTGGGCCCTTACACCCAGGAACCTGGGTCAAACCAGGTGCCTGCAGGACACCCCTGGGAGCTTGGCTGGAAGGAACAGAGGAAGACATCACATCAGTCTGGATAGGGCATGGCCGGGGGCAGGAGTCAGCTACACATGAGGGTAAGGTTGCCCAAGTCACCCGAGTCCAAGACAGTTTTCGGAAGCAGCAGCATCCTTTCTGCAGGGTGGGTCTGAAGTCCAGCCTCAGAGGATCCCGTCTGGCTGTTACAGTGTCCAAATGGGAGGGCCCTGCCCCTTCCCTTCCACTCCACCCCCAGGGCCCACAGGGATGCATCACACCAGCAGGGACTTAACTAGGCCACAGTGGAACTTGCGCACGTGGCGGTACAGGTCCCCAGACTGTGTGAACCGGCGCTGGCACCAGCGGCAGGCGTGGGGCTTCTCCCGCGTGTGTACCACAGCATGGCGGCTTAGGTTATGGGAGTACTGGAAGCCCCTGCCACACTGCACACAGGTGTAAGGCTTCTCCCCTGAGTGGGTCCGCTCATGCCTCTTCAGCGTATATGTGCATGAGAATGTCTTCCCGCAGAGCGGGCACGTAGGCACAGCCCTGTCAGGTGAGAACCGGCTCCGAGTGCTGTCCCGCTCGCGGAAGTGGGCACTAAGGTGCAGCTGCAGCACATGGGAGCTGGGGAACAGCTGGCTGCACAGCGGGCAGGTGCAGAGGTGCCCACCAGGCCCCAGCTCACCCTCACTTGCCACTCCTCCTGCGTCCAGCTCTAGCTCCTGGCTGCCTGCTGCCCGGCTGATAGGCAGGGGCTCCAGGCCCACTGCTGGGCCTTTGGCTGCAGGAACACAGGGTGGC is drawn from Nycticebus coucang isolate mNycCou1 chromosome 6, mNycCou1.pri, whole genome shotgun sequence and contains these coding sequences:
- the ZBTB42 gene encoding zinc finger and BTB domain-containing protein 42 isoform X2, whose amino-acid sequence is MYEGRLDLRSLPVEDVLAAASYLHMYDIVKVCKGRLRDKDRKEGLETPTPRAQRLGQPPRLWPAWTPDLCPAVQKTKSPSVEVKAAFPLPSFRPSPWQAPGGLDQALDLSLKPGPRQETVHSPCILQTPLYSHKQQGAQLLVKDEQDSLSEQEDDSSPRNPHSPPKPPCVPAAKGPAVGLEPLPISRAAGSQELELDAGGVASEGELGPGGHLCTCPLCSQLFPSSHVLQLHLSAHFRERDSTRSRFSPDRAVPTCPLCGKTFSCTYTLKRHERTHSGEKPYTCVQCGRGFQYSHNLSRHAVVHTREKPHACRWCQRRFTQSGDLYRHVRKFHCGLVKSLLV